Within the Fischerella sp. PCC 9605 genome, the region TATTTGTTGAGAGTGCGCTCGTTCCACTGTCTCTTGAGACTGCTGTTGGGTTTTGACAGCTTTGTGATAAGCATCTAGCTCTACAACTGACAAAGCTTCTAAAAAGGCATTGACTACGTACTCATCAATTGCATCAGCAGGAATATACTGACAAACAGGCACACGATACTGCTGCCGTAAGGAGTTACAAATATAGCGGGTTGCGCCTTTGTACTGGACAACCATCTTGTGACCACATTCACCACAGTAAACTATCCCATGCAGTAATGCTGCACCAGGGCGAGGGATACCACGAGTTTTATTGCGGTCATACTCAGCATAATTATCCATAAGCTGTGCCTGATTACGCTCGTAGGTTTGCCAACTGATGTAAGCTGGATATACGTCATTGACTCGGATTTTCCATTCGGCCATTGGCAATTGCTTTTGTTGTGGCTGATTTGAAACCAAACCACGTTTGAGAGTACGTGTACGTCCATATACAAATGCACCAGCGTAGGCAGGATTTTTCAGAATTGAGATGATACTTGCCACGCTAGGCTTGCGCCAGAAAATATCACCAAAGCGATTTCTCCGTGGAAGCAACAGCCCTTCACTGTTGAACGTCTGCAACACTTTGGAAGCTGACTTACGTTGCCCAAAAATCTCAAACACTAAGTTAATTCGGTTAATCACCTCACGATTTGGGTCTTTCTGCACCACTCCCAGTTCATCACGAACCAAACCCACAGGTAAGGTGAGTGCCAGTTCACCACGCCTGGCTTTGCTAAGAATCCCAGCACTTAAGCGGGAACGAATCGTATGCAACTCTACTTCGGAAATTTGTCCTTTGAGTCCCAACAATAATCGACCATTGGCACTACTTGGATCATAAACCCCATCTCTGTCAGCAATCAAACAACCTCTGTAACCACACAAGTCCAGCAAGGGATACCAATCTGAGCAATTACGTGACAGGCGAGTAACATCATAAGAGAGGATAATCCCTACTAATCCTAAAGTTACCTGGGCTAACAGTTCTTTAAAGCCTGGTCGCTGTTCTGCGCTGGCGGCGGTAATACCTAGATCAGTGTCAATTACCTCAATGTTATTATCCGACCAGCCCAGTTCTATAGCTCGCTGACGCAGAGCGTATTGCAGACGCAAACTCTCCTGATTGCTGATTAATTGATGTGGGGTAGACTGACGAATGTAGATTATCGCTTTGCGGTTCAGGTGTTGGAGTGTTACTAGCTCTGAGGTACTCATAAATTACCTCCTGGAAGACGGTTTGTAGTTCGTCTGTGATTACTTCTTGGAGTGCTGGGGTGAGGCGTTCCCAGATCTCACGGGGTGGGATTGACATAAAACCTCACATTGTTTGGCTAACGTGACTAACTCAGTCACACTCTCTAATGTGAGCTTAGTACGTAAATACTGTTTTGGGAGAGCTAATTGGGTTGCTGATAAAGGAATGCGTAAGCGCATATGACCTCGATAGGCTACTACCGCATGACCCTCACCACTTGGCGGGGTTGATATGGATATCACTGCAAACCTTCGCCCAAATAGTGGGTGCATCACATCAGTTACTTCTATGTCAGTTAAGTTTGCTGATGGGTTCTTGAGATGGGCATTAAGTAATGGTTTCGTTGAAAACAA harbors:
- a CDS encoding recombinase family protein, which produces MSTSELVTLQHLNRKAIIYIRQSTPHQLISNQESLRLQYALRQRAIELGWSDNNIEVIDTDLGITAASAEQRPGFKELLAQVTLGLVGIILSYDVTRLSRNCSDWYPLLDLCGYRGCLIADRDGVYDPSSANGRLLLGLKGQISEVELHTIRSRLSAGILSKARRGELALTLPVGLVRDELGVVQKDPNREVINRINLVFEIFGQRKSASKVLQTFNSEGLLLPRRNRFGDIFWRKPSVASIISILKNPAYAGAFVYGRTRTLKRGLVSNQPQQKQLPMAEWKIRVNDVYPAYISWQTYERNQAQLMDNYAEYDRNKTRGIPRPGAALLHGIVYCGECGHKMVVQYKGATRYICNSLRQQYRVPVCQYIPADAIDEYVVNAFLEALSVVELDAYHKAVKTQQQSQETVERAHSQQIQRLQYQVALAERQFNRVDPDNRLVAAELEQRWENALRELKLAQENYAQRQQPQTVDHLPKELKTAFINIGQRLPELWHSGTLTQVQKKSLLRCLIDKVVIHRVARDTVRTRIIWKGGDTTNVDLPIPVGSLAELTNAQELETQVVSLSQQSIDDQVIAQQLTAQGYRSPLCKTLLPSTVKTIRLKHHIFQNRSQSHPREISGYLTVPQVAQSLELSPHWIYDRIHNGTIAISKDESTGLYLFPNLPDTLLQFQKLKAGELQNLRF